One window of the Oncorhynchus keta strain PuntledgeMale-10-30-2019 chromosome 31, Oket_V2, whole genome shotgun sequence genome contains the following:
- the LOC118377513 gene encoding tRNA selenocysteine 1-associated protein 1-like has protein sequence MSCLWMGNLEPYMDEKFISRAFATMGELVVGVRIIRNKMNWGAAGYCFVELADEATAERCLRKVNGKPLPGATPPKRFKLNRATYGRQGENRGGYSDNRYSQPYSYNNNNQYYQQYPDYYSNWDYDQNTGSYGGYNYNHYDYSNQGYGETEDDGLEYPMVALDVVAANRQYMEESEELYDALTDCHWPALEPPGPTAVAPSKAQ, from the exons ATGAGTTGCTTATGGATGGGTAAC TTAGAGCCTTATATGGACGAGAAGTTCATCTCTCGTGCATTCGCCACCATGGGAGAGCTTGTGGTGGGGGTGAGAATCATCCGGAACAAAATGAACTG GGGTGCGGCAGGCTATTGCTTTGTTGAGCTGGCAGACGAGGCCACTGCTGAGAGGTGTCTCAGGAAAGTTAACGGGAAGCCTCTCCCTGGAGCCACACCG CCAAAGAGGTTCAAACTAAACCGCGCCACGTACGGAAGACAAGGAGAGAACAG AGGTGGTTACTCAGACAACAGGTACAGTCAGCCATACtcgtacaacaacaacaaccagtactaccAACAGTACCCTGACTACTACTCCAACTGGGACTATGACCAGAACACAGGCAGCTACGGAGGTTACAACTACAACCACTATGACTATAGCAACCAG GGTTATGGGGAGACTGAAGATGATGGACTGGAGT ACCCCATGGTGGCATTGGATGTGGTGGCTGCCAACAGGCAGTAcatggaggagagtgaggagCTGTATGATGCCCTCACAGACTGCCACTGGCCTGCCCTGGAGCCTCCTGGTCCTACTGCTGTTGCACCATCCAAGGCACAGTAG